The nucleotide sequence GGCTTTCATATACGTCTCGAACTCCGGCGTGCCGAGATAGCCTGCGGCACCACGCATCAAGGGCAGCGTGTTGATCGGGAAATTCGGATTGAACGCCAGCGGCACGCCATAGCGCCGCGCAAAGCGCGCCAGGTCCTGTGTCATGTAACGGCCCTTGGCCGGGATCATCACCGGCGACTGATTGCCGGTGGCCTTGAAGATGCCGCCGAGCAGGGCCGGCCGCCAGACAATCTCCGCGCCGGCCTCCCGGGCAATGCGCGGGAGCTGCGTCCAGGCCAGATAGGCGGTGGGGCTGCCGAAATCAAAGAAGAATTCCACCTGTTTGCTCATGCCTGAGGCTCCGTATCAGAAAGTTTCCTGCCAGGGTCGCAGGTCGAGTTCGTGTACCCAGCAATCACGAGGCTGGCAGTGAATCTGCCAGTAGGTGTCGGCGATATGCTCGGGGTTGAGGATGCCGTCCTGCGCTTTCTTGTTGTACAGGTCGGGAAAGGTGTCGCGGATGAAGGCGGTGTCGATGGCGCCGTCGATGATCGGGTGCGCCACATGGATGCCCTGCGGGCCGAGTTCGCGCGCCATGCTCTGGGCCAGCGCGCGCAATGCGAACTTGGCGCCGGAAAAGGCGGCGAAATGGGCGCGCCCGCGCAGGGAGGCGGTGGCGCCGGTAAAAATAATGGTGCCGCGTTGCCGTGGCAGCATCACCCGCGCTGCTTCGCGGCCGGTGAGGAAGCCGGCCAGCGCGGCCATTTCCCAGACCTTGCGGTAGACCCGCTCGGTGGTTTCGGTGATCGGGAACCAGACGTTGGCGCCGATATTGAAGATCACGGCCGCCAGTGGGCCGACATCCTGTTCGATGGTCGCGAACAGGGCCTGGATGTCTTCTTCGCGGCGCGCATCGCAGGCGAACGCCCGCGCTTGGCCGCCGTCTGCCTCGATGCGGTTCACCAGCGGGGTGAGCTTGTCGGCGCTGCGCCGGGCCACGCAGGCGATGTAGCCTTCGCGGGCAAAGCGGCGGGCGATGGCGGCGCCGGTAGCGTCACCGGCACCGACCACCAGAATGGCTTCGCGTGCGGAGTCTG is from Isoalcanivorax pacificus W11-5 and encodes:
- a CDS encoding 2-hydroxychromene-2-carboxylate isomerase, which produces MSKQVEFFFDFGSPTAYLAWTQLPRIAREAGAEIVWRPALLGGIFKATGNQSPVMIPAKGRYMTQDLARFARRYGVPLAFNPNFPINTLPLMRGAAGYLGTPEFETYMKAVYEAMWVTQKNMGQPEVIASVLAEAGLDVADFQQRIGDEQFKARLRDFTDDAVARGAFGAPTFFVEGEMFFGQDRLDFVAEALR
- a CDS encoding SDR family oxidoreductase, which gives rise to MTDSAREAILVVGAGDATGAAIARRFAREGYIACVARRSADKLTPLVNRIEADGGQARAFACDARREEDIQALFATIEQDVGPLAAVIFNIGANVWFPITETTERVYRKVWEMAALAGFLTGREAARVMLPRQRGTIIFTGATASLRGRAHFAAFSGAKFALRALAQSMARELGPQGIHVAHPIIDGAIDTAFIRDTFPDLYNKKAQDGILNPEHIADTYWQIHCQPRDCWVHELDLRPWQETF